From Hermetia illucens chromosome 6, iHerIll2.2.curated.20191125, whole genome shotgun sequence, one genomic window encodes:
- the LOC119660031 gene encoding uncharacterized serine-rich protein C215.13-like, translating into MLNPTKDPLTVQPSSTTTLMPAASFLPHQQYSHSTIENKLIRLGQPKLANDRVETDSLSPSSQTSTLSSATASTPLPSSSSSLSQSPPPTVTSMSLRAADDFIRSSTRNAGQLHHQSQQPVQESILSSSSSSVSQRSKYPRETIRNPFRTSDLEAFFEYHQQIMTTQQYSGERRNRTFSRHQPEHSIQQQARRCELKRRSSQHEGFQHNRQYTTTESLDVSTSSGRTLQANTINDEISRIDNIAPTSSTNTRKKARSTTNNNYYISSSNSTTSKTAEYDDANAKFKDFSIDSLLKSD; encoded by the coding sequence ATGTTAAATCCAACGAAAGATCCACTGACTGTTCAACCATCGTCGACGACAACTCTAATGCCTGCCGCATCGTTTTTGCCTCACCAGCAATACTCTCACTCAACCATTGAAAATAAGTTAATCAGATTGGGACAACCAAAATTGGCAAACGACAGAGTTGAGACGGATAGCCTTTCGCCGTCATCCCAAACATCCACTCTATCTTCGGCAACAGCTTCGACTCCATTACCTTCGTCTTCATCTTCCTTGTCACAATCGCCTCCACCAACAGTCACGTCCATGTCATTACGAGCAGCTGATGACTTCATAAGATCAAGCACTCGGAATGCCGGGCAGTTGCACCATCAATCTCAACAACCAGTACAGGAATCAATACTTTCATCGTCTTCATCTTCAGTGTCGCAACGAAGTAAATATCCTAGAGAAACAATTCGTAATCCGTTCCGGACAAGCGACCTAGAAGCGTTTTTCGAATATCACCAACAAATAATGACTACTCAACAATATAGTGGTGAAAGGCGCAATAGAACATTCTCAAGACATCAGCCTGAACATAGCATTCAACAGCAGGCTCGCAGGTGTGAGTTAAAGCGACGATCCAGTCAACATGAAGGATTTCAACACAAcagacaatacaccacaacaGAATCACTGGATGTATCAACATCGTCAGGTAGGACATTACAAGCTAACACAATCAATGATGAAATATCACGTATTGATAATATTGCACCTACGTCGTCGACAAATACTCGGAAAAAAGCGCGCTCTAcaacaaataataattattacatAAGTAGTAGTAATAGTACTACATCGAAGACTGCTGAGTATGATGACGCTAATGCCAAATTTAAAGACTTCTCCATTGATTCACTTCTAAAATCAGATTAG